The following coding sequences lie in one Synechococcus sp. CC9902 genomic window:
- a CDS encoding tetratricopeptide repeat protein: MTFSNFQNSKTNVRPLIFEAEKTTDPERLVSLLSQVSLKSEPVYRFVEALLLWKLNYLDELCNLLSTLPTSFHSDPQYWIFLGMYENAQSKGSSRSLFAYQKALLLSPGRADIHFNLANSYSSFESSKALHHYLVSLSIDSLQSNVWHNLGNLLRDAKFFSCSLTAFKNAHFLSPYDVDILCNFALSLILNGSYKSAELTLVHCLTLNPNHFQSHLNLGFLFIKLRRINEAIINLQEALRLEGCSLCADLKFNLSLCHLLLCNYVIGWDLYENRLYTSMVPLSLHPSHGPLIESLDQLSTNSSPPLLIWSEQGLGDCIQFCRYLLLLDALFIDYDFLCPLPLIALIKNWLNPKGNVLELETFMFSSDRLHCPLLSLPSLFSTTLDSIPSTLPYFSTPKNIPGHLIAGDSLGGLSVGIVWSTSPSNPIMYKNKSIPLKLLMPHLVKLMDLDLVNLHTLQVGPDASQVNPWLHHPRLIDWSSKLSNFSDTAFVISQFDLVISVDTAVAHLSAALNIPTWCLLSHDADFRWLIDRSDSPWYPGVMRLFRQDTLDDWSSVVKSVNTVFDDLFLLDISSVSSSI, translated from the coding sequence ATGACCTTTTCTAATTTTCAAAATTCTAAGACCAATGTGCGCCCTTTGATCTTTGAAGCCGAAAAAACTACAGATCCTGAACGTTTAGTTTCTTTGTTATCTCAGGTCTCTCTTAAATCAGAGCCAGTATACCGTTTTGTAGAAGCCCTTTTACTTTGGAAGCTGAATTATCTTGACGAATTATGTAATCTTTTGTCAACACTCCCTACATCCTTCCACTCAGATCCTCAGTACTGGATTTTTCTTGGTATGTACGAAAATGCGCAATCTAAAGGTTCTTCTAGATCTCTCTTTGCATATCAGAAAGCACTTTTACTTTCCCCTGGTAGAGCAGATATACATTTCAACTTAGCTAACTCATATTCGAGCTTTGAATCTTCTAAAGCACTTCATCACTATCTAGTTAGTTTGTCTATTGATTCACTTCAGAGCAATGTTTGGCATAATCTTGGTAATCTTCTTCGTGACGCTAAGTTCTTTTCTTGTTCGCTTACAGCTTTCAAGAATGCTCACTTCCTTTCCCCCTATGATGTAGATATTCTTTGTAATTTTGCGCTTTCACTTATTTTGAATGGTTCCTATAAGTCTGCTGAACTCACGTTAGTGCATTGCCTTACCCTTAATCCAAATCACTTTCAAAGTCATTTAAATCTTGGCTTTTTGTTTATTAAGCTTCGTCGCATTAATGAAGCAATTATAAATCTTCAAGAAGCTCTTCGCTTAGAGGGTTGTTCTCTTTGTGCTGATTTAAAATTTAATTTATCGCTATGTCATCTTCTTCTTTGTAATTATGTTATCGGTTGGGATCTTTATGAGAATCGTTTATATACCTCCATGGTGCCTTTATCATTACACCCAAGTCATGGACCGTTGATTGAATCACTAGATCAACTGTCAACTAATTCTTCTCCACCACTTCTTATTTGGTCCGAACAAGGCCTCGGTGATTGTATCCAGTTTTGTAGATACCTTTTGCTACTTGATGCGTTGTTTATTGATTATGACTTCTTGTGCCCACTTCCTTTAATAGCACTTATCAAAAACTGGCTTAACCCCAAAGGTAATGTTCTTGAGTTGGAAACATTCATGTTTTCATCTGATCGTTTACATTGCCCTCTTCTTTCTCTGCCTAGTCTCTTTTCTACAACACTTGATTCTATACCTTCCACATTGCCTTATTTCAGTACGCCTAAGAACATCCCTGGCCATTTAATTGCAGGAGATTCATTAGGGGGCTTGTCTGTTGGTATCGTCTGGTCAACAAGTCCTTCGAATCCAATTATGTATAAGAATAAAAGCATTCCGCTTAAACTTCTTATGCCACATTTAGTTAAGTTGATGGATCTTGATCTTGTTAATTTGCATACTCTTCAGGTTGGTCCCGATGCGTCACAGGTTAATCCATGGCTTCATCACCCCCGTCTGATAGATTGGTCCTCTAAACTTTCAAATTTCTCTGACACAGCGTTTGTGATTAGTCAATTCGATCTCGTCATATCAGTTGATACAGCTGTTGCTCACCTTTCAGCTGCTCTTAATATACCTACTTGGTGTTTGCTTTCTCATGACGCTGATTTTCGTTGGCTTATCGATCGATCTGATTCTCCTTGGTATCCAGGTGTTATGAGATTATTTCGTCAAGACACCCTTGATGATTGGTCTAGTGTTGTTAAATCTGTTAATACTGTTTTTGATGATTTATTCTTGCTTGATATTAGTTCTGTTTCCTCATCTATTTGA
- a CDS encoding ABC transporter transmembrane domain-containing protein, producing the protein MSSTSETLSALLSRFSAFQDIDDADLQWLATHSKPFHCSVGQALLFSDRLPEYCYCILEGRGRVLHHDPALRRPVTLAYAQPGDLIGWAGLVRRSPCEWITAAMPLKLVGFPADIFYQLELRSEPFRNWLDTNNSPAELMTVLSHSLRSRPLAEPNEREVLRRLLPSMKLHPARSLRSIADFSAEDTLLLWNSKPPGFTVPVGQPIDSEILDSIPSGFPLRLISVDKSCWSRELYPPLKAPPDSDISPASDLWGNDRYSELLVPDPQGSKESLPEINATPLSNKSSKFFWRGRQIPVVTGVGPIEQTMACLEMLSLFHNVPFRRDVIERACKGSLKGDKPSLELTGDLSTVMGFVGTISDIPTAQLPRLSFPCFALLDKQLIMIHDISRDIVQAVIPEYGRVVFPLIELLENNPGVRVLSLSPGRDSQQKKLTFKWFVPQLKKYRRSLLEVLAASLVLQLLNLAQPLVMQQIFDKVIVQQNLDTLYTLGFVLLGVSLFQGLIGAVRTYLFADTTNRIDIALGAQVIQHLLRLPLRYFDKRPVGELQTRIAELGNIRGFLTGSLLTLALDSVFSVIYIAVMIVYSGVLTAVTLGVVPLFLGLTIVASPIIRGQLRKAAEKNAVTQSYLIESLNGVQTIKAQNAENNVRWQWQRRYSGYMSESFRTLMIGVSTGTIGSFLNQLTGLLTLWVGAYLVIKGQLTIGQLIAFRIISGYVVGPLLNLATSWQSFQGVALSMERLSDVIDTESEGGEVDLDLLPLPPVAGEVVFQDVDFRFNDLAPLVINRVSFSVTAGSFVGIVGRSGSGKSTIMKLLPRLYETVSGRILIDGYDISKLQLGSIRRQIGIVPQESLLFEGSIRDNIALTTPEATPEEIVAAAKIACAHDFIMEQPDGYASRVGERGAGLSGGQRQRIAIARAVLQAPSLLILDEATSALDYLTERQVCVNLKRHFEGSTVFFITHRLSTIRSSDVIIMLESGRLVERGTHDELIKMEGRYFALYSQQESDLD; encoded by the coding sequence ATGTCTAGTACCTCAGAAACACTCTCCGCTCTTCTTTCGCGCTTTTCTGCCTTCCAAGATATTGATGATGCAGACTTACAGTGGTTAGCAACTCATTCTAAGCCCTTTCATTGCAGTGTTGGTCAAGCTCTTTTATTCAGTGATCGCTTGCCAGAATATTGTTATTGCATCCTTGAGGGGCGTGGACGTGTTCTACATCATGATCCTGCTTTACGTCGTCCCGTTACTCTTGCCTATGCACAACCTGGCGATCTTATCGGGTGGGCAGGTTTAGTTCGACGCAGCCCTTGTGAATGGATAACAGCCGCTATGCCACTTAAGCTTGTCGGTTTTCCTGCTGATATTTTTTATCAACTAGAGCTGCGTAGTGAACCTTTCAGAAATTGGTTAGATACTAATAATTCTCCTGCAGAGTTGATGACTGTCCTGTCTCATTCTCTCCGTTCGAGACCTTTGGCAGAACCTAACGAACGAGAGGTTTTACGTAGACTTCTTCCTTCTATGAAGTTGCATCCTGCAAGATCTTTGCGCTCCATAGCAGATTTTTCTGCTGAAGATACCTTATTACTGTGGAACTCAAAGCCACCCGGTTTCACCGTTCCTGTCGGACAACCTATAGATTCCGAAATATTAGATTCTATCCCTTCTGGTTTTCCTCTTCGTTTAATATCAGTTGATAAATCTTGTTGGTCACGTGAACTCTACCCTCCTTTAAAAGCTCCTCCTGATTCCGATATATCCCCCGCTAGTGACTTGTGGGGTAATGATCGTTATTCTGAGCTGCTGGTTCCAGACCCTCAAGGTAGCAAAGAATCACTTCCTGAAATAAACGCTACTCCATTATCAAATAAAAGTTCAAAATTCTTCTGGCGCGGACGCCAAATACCAGTTGTTACTGGTGTTGGTCCTATTGAGCAGACCATGGCATGTCTCGAGATGTTGTCTTTATTTCACAATGTTCCCTTCCGTCGGGATGTCATTGAGCGTGCTTGTAAGGGTTCCTTGAAAGGTGATAAGCCATCACTGGAGCTTACTGGTGATCTCTCTACCGTAATGGGTTTTGTCGGGACGATTAGTGATATTCCCACTGCTCAACTTCCTCGTCTTTCTTTTCCATGTTTTGCATTGCTTGATAAGCAATTAATTATGATTCATGATATCTCTCGTGATATCGTCCAAGCTGTAATTCCTGAGTATGGCCGTGTTGTTTTTCCATTAATTGAGTTATTGGAAAATAATCCTGGAGTTAGAGTATTGTCTTTGTCTCCAGGTCGCGATTCACAGCAAAAAAAGCTTACTTTCAAATGGTTTGTCCCTCAACTTAAGAAGTACCGTCGCAGTTTGCTTGAGGTATTAGCAGCTTCTCTTGTTTTACAACTCCTCAATCTTGCTCAGCCTCTTGTTATGCAACAGATTTTCGACAAAGTAATTGTTCAGCAGAATCTTGATACTCTTTATACTTTAGGCTTTGTTTTACTTGGCGTAAGTCTTTTCCAAGGCCTCATTGGTGCTGTGCGTACTTATCTTTTTGCTGACACTACTAATCGCATAGATATAGCACTTGGTGCTCAAGTTATACAGCATTTACTTCGTTTGCCATTGCGATATTTCGATAAGCGTCCTGTTGGTGAGTTGCAGACCCGTATTGCAGAATTAGGTAATATTCGCGGTTTCCTAACTGGTAGTTTGCTAACACTTGCCTTGGATTCAGTTTTTTCTGTTATCTATATTGCCGTAATGATCGTGTACTCCGGAGTTTTAACTGCTGTAACTCTAGGTGTTGTTCCTTTATTTCTTGGCCTCACCATTGTTGCTTCGCCCATTATTCGTGGTCAACTTAGAAAAGCAGCAGAAAAAAATGCTGTTACTCAAAGTTATCTCATCGAGTCCTTGAATGGTGTTCAGACCATTAAAGCTCAGAATGCAGAGAATAACGTTAGATGGCAGTGGCAACGACGGTATTCCGGTTATATGAGTGAATCCTTTCGAACTTTAATGATCGGTGTCTCCACTGGCACAATCGGAAGTTTTCTTAATCAGTTGACTGGTCTTCTTACATTGTGGGTTGGTGCCTATCTTGTCATTAAGGGTCAATTAACTATTGGTCAGTTAATTGCTTTCCGCATTATTTCCGGATACGTTGTTGGACCTCTTCTCAATCTCGCTACAAGTTGGCAAAGTTTCCAGGGAGTCGCACTTTCCATGGAGCGCTTGAGCGATGTTATTGATACTGAATCTGAGGGTGGCGAAGTTGACTTGGATTTACTTCCACTACCTCCTGTTGCTGGTGAAGTGGTTTTTCAAGACGTGGACTTTAGGTTTAATGATCTCGCACCATTAGTTATTAATCGGGTATCTTTCTCCGTAACTGCTGGCTCTTTTGTCGGAATCGTTGGTCGAAGTGGTAGTGGTAAAAGTACGATCATGAAATTATTACCCCGCTTATATGAAACTGTTAGTGGTAGAATTTTAATAGATGGTTATGATATCTCGAAACTTCAGCTTGGTTCTATTCGTCGACAGATTGGAATTGTTCCTCAGGAAAGTCTATTATTTGAGGGATCTATTCGTGACAACATAGCACTCACTACGCCTGAGGCGACTCCTGAAGAGATTGTTGCAGCTGCCAAAATTGCATGTGCACATGACTTCATTATGGAACAGCCTGATGGGTATGCTTCTCGTGTAGGTGAACGAGGCGCTGGCTTATCTGGAGGTCAAAGACAACGCATTGCTATCGCCCGTGCAGTCTTACAAGCTCCCTCTTTACTAATACTTGATGAAGCCACAAGTGCTCTTGATTATTTAACCGAACGTCAGGTTTGCGTTAACCTTAAAAGGCATTTTGAAGGTTCTACTGTTTTCTTTATCACTCATCGTCTTTCTACCATTCGCTCATCAGATGTTATTATTATGCTCGAATCGGGTCGTTTAGTTGAGCGTGGTACTCATGATGAGTTAATTAAGATGGAAGGTCGTTATTTCGCGCTTTATTCACAACAGGAGTCTGATCTTGACTGA
- a CDS encoding peptidylprolyl isomerase, translating to MHSNQVHLFSDGIDSAIECQNLVRRMQIFPKLVRFQQEELIASQMNIGRDFLDQERQKRLNNLSLDDFLRSSHLKEDDLDICFAREEALLRFAEKQFGPGLEEVFLSSKGAHDQVIYSILRVRDAGLAQELWIRLEENEGPFTELAASFGEGPEASHKGLMGPTAMGSIYPQELAQLLRSLRPGEIHPPRQLGEWLILIRLEVLTPARFDKQMRTFLLHKQLDTFLDARVKRIMSGETVDELNFDF from the coding sequence ATGCATTCCAATCAAGTACATTTGTTTTCTGACGGTATTGATTCTGCCATTGAGTGTCAGAATCTTGTCCGCCGTATGCAAATTTTTCCCAAGCTTGTTCGGTTTCAGCAAGAAGAGTTAATTGCTTCGCAAATGAATATTGGTAGAGACTTTCTTGATCAAGAGCGACAAAAACGCCTTAACAACTTGTCCTTAGATGATTTCTTGCGAAGTAGTCATCTGAAGGAAGATGACCTGGATATTTGTTTCGCGCGGGAAGAGGCCTTGCTTCGTTTTGCCGAGAAACAGTTCGGTCCAGGTCTTGAGGAAGTCTTTCTGTCTTCCAAGGGCGCTCACGATCAAGTTATTTATTCCATTTTGAGGGTACGTGATGCCGGCTTGGCTCAGGAACTTTGGATCCGTCTCGAAGAGAATGAAGGCCCTTTTACGGAACTTGCCGCCTCTTTTGGTGAGGGTCCTGAGGCTTCGCATAAAGGTTTAATGGGTCCTACTGCCATGGGCAGTATTTATCCACAAGAGCTTGCTCAATTGCTTAGATCTTTACGTCCTGGTGAGATTCATCCGCCTCGTCAACTTGGTGAGTGGCTAATCCTTATTCGGTTAGAAGTGCTTACCCCTGCTAGATTCGACAAACAAATGCGTACATTTTTACTTCATAAGCAACTCGACACCTTTTTAGATGCCAGGGTAAAGCGTATTATGTCCGGTGAGACTGTCGACGAGCTCAATTTCGATTTTTAG
- a CDS encoding glycosyltransferase family 4 protein encodes MKVVLVNHGTASEWGGGDSIQIQETGRVLAARGWEVSIQNSDRPDIRGADVVHIFNCRVFNSFKQQISVCQQSGIPAIVSPIWISIGRALWGSRATTMLLQEAINNGENSISEKLKLLSNRELKVHLPEGTIDSMGNGSMNLEWIKEAGKLLQTCNGILPNSWLELKAIQSDLNWRGKNYGVAHYGVNPQKFMDADPGIFRKYTGIKGDFIIQAGRVEPGKNQAMLCWALKDCDIPIVLVGKDEHWPSYAKLCKQIAGDKLTLIKHMPQEVLASGYAAARVHCLPSWMDTCGLVSLEAGINGTPIVGSTFGHELEYLKDDAWLADPGNPESIKEAVLDAWAAGRNNKRSQNLKKRILSDFNWEKTADQTEKIYIKAIENA; translated from the coding sequence ATGAAAGTCGTCTTAGTAAACCATGGAACTGCATCAGAGTGGGGAGGGGGCGATAGTATTCAAATACAGGAGACGGGTAGAGTACTCGCAGCAAGAGGTTGGGAAGTAAGCATACAAAATAGTGATAGGCCCGACATAAGAGGAGCGGATGTCGTACACATCTTCAATTGCAGAGTATTTAATTCGTTCAAACAACAAATATCAGTATGTCAACAGTCTGGAATTCCGGCAATAGTATCACCAATATGGATTTCAATTGGAAGAGCATTATGGGGGAGCAGGGCAACAACAATGTTGTTACAAGAGGCAATAAACAACGGTGAAAATAGTATCAGCGAGAAGCTGAAGCTACTTAGTAATAGAGAACTGAAAGTACACCTACCAGAAGGAACTATTGACTCGATGGGAAACGGGTCAATGAATTTAGAGTGGATAAAGGAAGCAGGTAAGCTACTGCAAACATGCAATGGAATCTTACCAAACAGTTGGCTAGAATTGAAAGCAATACAAAGTGATCTAAATTGGAGAGGGAAAAATTATGGAGTAGCGCATTACGGAGTTAATCCACAAAAATTTATGGATGCTGACCCAGGCATATTCAGAAAATACACAGGGATTAAAGGAGATTTTATAATACAAGCTGGAAGAGTAGAGCCAGGAAAGAATCAAGCGATGCTTTGCTGGGCACTAAAAGACTGTGACATCCCAATTGTACTAGTAGGAAAAGATGAACATTGGCCGTCATATGCAAAGTTGTGCAAACAAATTGCAGGAGATAAATTGACGCTAATCAAGCATATGCCACAAGAAGTCTTGGCATCAGGATATGCTGCGGCAAGAGTACATTGTTTACCAAGTTGGATGGATACATGTGGCTTGGTAAGTTTGGAGGCGGGTATAAATGGAACCCCAATTGTAGGGAGTACATTTGGTCATGAACTCGAATATCTCAAGGACGATGCGTGGCTAGCCGACCCTGGTAATCCAGAAAGTATTAAAGAAGCAGTGTTAGACGCTTGGGCGGCTGGTCGAAACAATAAAAGATCACAAAATCTAAAAAAAAGGATATTGTCAGATTTCAACTGGGAAAAAACTGCAGACCAGACAGAAAAAATCTACATAAAGGCTATCGAAAACGCTTAA
- a CDS encoding O-linked N-acetylglucosamine transferase — protein MGEKLSFSPFFMYEILFDWPDRLINYEYKDSLYIAARHLRLQQFLEAESILLARLSLDFDNQDIHFLLSYLYLRLSRYESFLYSLSELKRLDKPDGAYYCFMYSQYLLQIGDISKLGENLSWLILRSSQFWPLQLIEISYYLKINDLSNAYKLVCSLSQHPATVLESVRLKSSILVLNGQFNDALALLSNASLRFPSHLPLRIQLLDCAVLGRSQLHTLPILNQLLQDFSLTKESLASVSQVRLIQNRSAESRQLILKNRVWNTITPNTEYYSTNLYNCYDRLGLGDWLLHSPFFTDPSSFTQILAVKENLCMSAASLEHYDYSSSVSSVMQEYSNRIEASPINKSPDFVKVKSVCRIQEPLTILWLSSDFSYHPVGRFLYGYFSALSSPIHKHIIVDLNDHGVESTRYLFEPLTSVESICIPRLDLPDRVSDIRNLNADIAVDLSGWTSGHFMPGFLSNLSPIQVTYLGYFASTFNPSIDYWLGDSQLFPDTMQESHTESIWRLGRCFLAWQPPSALVESSLDVPSSPFTSSTGIRFGSFNHHRKLSNETLQLWGKIINSVPGSSLVLKMGESDDPGTFTLLSKRMRRAGLDPERITWIPRPRDTVQHLNQYSLVDVALDCFPNGGCTTTCEALWMGVPVITSTGNSYVSRMSSAVLHGANLPNWCLSSKSQYFDFAVLQAENLSWLRANRHYWRQKLINSPLGNASDLMTHIELAFSKMVKASR, from the coding sequence GTGGGAGAGAAGCTTAGCTTCTCTCCTTTTTTTATGTACGAAATTCTTTTTGATTGGCCCGACCGTCTTATTAACTATGAGTACAAGGACAGTTTATATATCGCAGCTCGTCACTTGCGTCTTCAACAATTCTTAGAAGCTGAATCTATATTGTTGGCAAGACTCTCTCTTGATTTCGACAACCAGGATATCCATTTTTTGCTTTCATATTTATATTTACGACTATCTCGCTACGAGTCTTTTTTATATTCACTTTCTGAATTGAAGAGGCTTGATAAACCCGACGGAGCTTATTATTGTTTTATGTACTCTCAGTATCTTTTGCAGATAGGTGATATCTCTAAATTAGGTGAAAATCTTTCTTGGTTAATTTTAAGATCTAGTCAATTTTGGCCACTGCAGCTCATCGAAATTTCATATTATCTTAAAATTAATGATTTATCGAATGCTTATAAATTAGTATGCTCTTTATCGCAGCATCCCGCAACAGTTCTTGAATCGGTTCGTCTCAAAAGTAGTATCTTGGTCTTGAATGGCCAGTTTAATGATGCACTAGCTCTTCTATCAAATGCATCACTTCGTTTCCCCTCACATCTTCCTCTTCGAATTCAACTCCTGGATTGTGCTGTACTAGGCCGCTCTCAATTACATACTCTTCCTATATTAAATCAACTTCTGCAAGATTTTTCCTTAACGAAGGAGTCTCTTGCATCTGTTAGTCAGGTTCGTCTTATCCAGAATAGATCTGCAGAGTCACGCCAACTAATCCTCAAAAATCGTGTATGGAATACAATTACCCCTAATACTGAATATTATTCAACGAATCTCTATAATTGCTACGATCGCCTGGGTTTAGGTGACTGGCTGCTTCATAGCCCATTCTTTACTGATCCTTCTTCTTTTACGCAAATACTTGCTGTTAAAGAGAATTTGTGTATGTCAGCAGCAAGTCTTGAACACTATGATTATTCGTCTTCGGTCTCATCTGTTATGCAGGAATATTCTAATCGAATCGAGGCTTCTCCTATTAATAAATCTCCAGATTTTGTCAAAGTTAAATCGGTTTGCCGTATTCAAGAACCATTAACTATATTATGGCTTAGTTCTGATTTTTCGTATCACCCAGTTGGTAGATTTCTTTATGGATATTTTAGTGCACTCTCCTCCCCGATCCATAAGCATATTATTGTTGATTTAAATGATCATGGTGTTGAGTCTACTCGTTATTTGTTCGAGCCACTTACTTCTGTTGAATCTATATGTATACCTCGTTTAGATTTGCCTGATCGTGTTTCAGATATTCGAAATTTAAATGCTGATATTGCAGTTGATTTGTCCGGTTGGACATCGGGACACTTTATGCCGGGCTTCCTTTCCAATTTATCTCCTATCCAGGTTACCTACTTAGGTTATTTTGCATCTACTTTTAATCCATCAATTGATTATTGGTTAGGGGATTCCCAACTTTTTCCGGATACTATGCAGGAATCCCACACCGAATCAATCTGGCGTCTTGGTCGTTGTTTCTTGGCTTGGCAGCCGCCTTCTGCTTTGGTTGAATCATCTTTAGATGTGCCATCATCTCCATTTACTTCATCCACTGGCATTCGTTTCGGCAGTTTCAACCACCATCGTAAGTTATCAAATGAAACTCTCCAATTATGGGGAAAAATTATAAATTCAGTACCAGGATCCTCCTTAGTCTTAAAAATGGGTGAATCTGATGATCCAGGAACCTTTACTTTGTTATCAAAACGTATGCGTCGTGCTGGTCTTGACCCTGAGCGTATCACTTGGATTCCACGACCACGCGATACTGTTCAGCATCTAAATCAATACTCTTTGGTTGATGTTGCTCTAGATTGTTTCCCTAATGGTGGTTGTACCACAACTTGTGAGGCTTTATGGATGGGAGTACCAGTCATCACTTCTACTGGGAACTCGTACGTGAGCCGTATGAGTTCCGCTGTTCTACATGGTGCAAATCTCCCCAACTGGTGCTTGTCCTCAAAATCCCAGTATTTTGACTTTGCTGTTCTTCAAGCCGAAAATTTAAGCTGGTTACGTGCCAATCGGCATTATTGGAGACAGAAGCTGATTAACAGTCCACTTGGTAATGCTTCAGATCTCATGACTCATATCGAATTAGCCTTTTCAAAAATGGTCAAGGCTTCTAGATAA
- a CDS encoding HlyD family efflux transporter periplasmic adaptor subunit has protein sequence MTDKKLPSADSNKFKVWEGSSVFVSQGRHWSSAFIWLSAGLLGVTVIFAFSSKIDQTVSVRGKLSPSGSVQDIESPSSGVVLDVFASDGDFVEAGDILLTVESKSLSSRLSEINEKIQLLSLEISGLKDIIESGGKPSLFKPLPPLPTGIDDAQLVSRMLTARNQVNQIRSELIKVDIRLQSKSSSLNYQTQITNDLKPLYDNGAMARNAYLDQINRLQENKAEFSTLVTERSRIVGSVSSRVNSLNQQLLSLRTQLTSVNEQIGYRNVKAPVSGRVFNLMASPYSVVSSSEKLLTIVPSNNLQALVEIPNSDIGFIKVGQAVSVSVDSFPSGEFGYIRGSLISIGSDALPPDQDSPQRYFPGTVKLVQQSVVSGDTSLNLQSGMSITANIKLRSRPTISILTDIFTRQLDGVKRFR, from the coding sequence TTGACTGATAAAAAGTTACCGTCTGCTGATTCAAATAAGTTCAAAGTTTGGGAAGGTAGTTCTGTTTTTGTTTCGCAGGGTCGTCACTGGTCATCCGCATTTATCTGGCTATCTGCCGGTTTGTTAGGTGTAACTGTGATTTTTGCCTTCAGTTCAAAGATTGACCAAACTGTTAGCGTTCGCGGTAAACTATCTCCATCAGGAAGTGTTCAGGATATTGAATCTCCTTCTAGTGGCGTAGTACTTGATGTTTTTGCATCTGATGGTGACTTTGTTGAAGCTGGTGACATATTACTAACTGTAGAATCCAAGTCTCTATCTAGTCGTCTATCAGAGATTAATGAAAAAATTCAGCTTCTCTCTCTTGAAATTTCTGGCCTCAAGGACATTATAGAAAGCGGTGGAAAACCAAGTCTCTTTAAACCTTTGCCTCCTCTTCCGACAGGTATAGATGATGCACAGTTGGTTTCTCGAATGCTTACTGCACGTAATCAGGTCAATCAGATAAGGTCTGAACTCATTAAGGTTGATATTCGTCTTCAAAGTAAGAGTTCTTCACTCAACTACCAAACACAAATTACTAACGATTTGAAGCCTTTGTATGACAATGGTGCTATGGCCCGTAACGCTTATTTAGATCAAATAAATCGCCTTCAGGAAAATAAAGCAGAGTTTTCTACTCTGGTTACTGAACGTTCGCGCATAGTTGGATCTGTATCTTCCCGTGTCAATTCACTTAATCAGCAGCTTTTGTCTTTGCGCACCCAATTAACCTCTGTTAATGAACAAATTGGCTATCGCAATGTTAAGGCTCCTGTCTCTGGTAGGGTTTTTAACTTGATGGCTTCCCCTTATTCCGTTGTTTCCAGTTCGGAGAAACTACTCACAATTGTTCCTTCTAATAATCTTCAAGCTCTAGTTGAAATTCCCAACTCTGATATTGGTTTTATAAAAGTCGGTCAAGCTGTTAGTGTGTCGGTCGACTCTTTCCCTTCCGGTGAGTTTGGTTATATCCGTGGTTCACTCATCAGTATTGGTTCTGATGCTCTACCTCCTGATCAAGATTCACCTCAGCGCTATTTTCCAGGAACTGTTAAATTAGTACAGCAGTCTGTTGTTTCTGGTGATACTAGTCTCAACTTACAAAGTGGTATGAGTATTACTGCCAATATCAAGCTTAGGTCAAGACCAACTATTTCTATTTTGACTGACATCTTTACTCGTCAATTGGATGGTGTTAAGCGTTTTCGATAG